One segment of Ricinus communis isolate WT05 ecotype wild-type chromosome 8, ASM1957865v1, whole genome shotgun sequence DNA contains the following:
- the LOC8265345 gene encoding RNA N6-adenosine-methyltransferase mettl16 has product MGSNNRNKRRKRATIHPRNKYADSPPDFALLASLYPSFEPFIFFSRDGRPRIDWTDFNSTRELTRLLLLHDHSLNWWIPDGQLCPTVPNRSNYIHWVEDLLSSDIIPKTNINGDTVKGFDIGTGANCIYPLLGASLLGWSFVGSDVTDVAVEWAERNVKNNPHVSELIEVRKVTNCQGTLSVEDSRNVESISCESKMDADGSVIEKLVDANKKYHGPPVLVGVIKNDEKFEFCMCNPPFFESMEEAGLNPKTSCGGTPEEMVCPGGEKAFIARIIEDSVILKESFRWFTSMVGRKTNLKFLTSRLREVGVTIVKTTEFVQGQTCRWGLAWSFVPPARKIILPHVDEKSIISFMLEGLQRQFSAIDVLQSVESFFRTTGASCRLNSTSFAVDITASMDQCDAILKNEAKESDGTANCDPLEGTSKSNSSTLQHPPLNKLCFRILVFQQIPGTLLVKGSLQHKDSPVSGVFSSVIHQLEEMLRYKFCRARSTLNLIGIAILLHNFRRFPD; this is encoded by the exons atgggCAGCAATAATAGGAACAAGAGGAGGAAGAGGGCAACAATCCACCCAAGAAACAAATACGCAGATAGCCCACCTGATTTTGCTCTTTTGGCTTCTCTCTATCCTTCTTTTGAGcccttcattttcttttctcgtGACGGTAGACCCAGAATCGATTGGACCGACTTCAACTCCACCCGAGAACTCACCCGACTCCTCCTCCTTCACGATCATTCCCTCAATTG GTGGATTCCTGATGGACAGCTCTGCCCTACAGTTCCAAATAGATCAAATTATATCCATTGGGTCGAAGATCTTCTTTCCTCTGATATCATTCCAAAGACTAACATCAATGGAGATACTGTTAAAGGTTTTGACATCGGCACTGGAGCAAACTGCATTTACCCTCTACTTGGTGCATCTCTTTTAGGATGGAGCTTTGTTGGATCAG ATGTGACCGATGTAGCCGTAGAATGGGCAGAGagaaatgttaaaaataatccACATGTTTCTGAACTAATTGAAGTTAGAAAGGTTACAAATTGTCAAGGCACCCTTTCTGTTGAAGATTCTCGTAATGTAGAATCTATTAGTTGTGAAAGCAAAATGGATGCGGATGGAAGTGTTATTGAGAAGCTGGTTGATGCAAACAAGAAATATCATGGACCACCTGTACTTGTTGgtgtaataaaaaatgatgagAAGTTTGAATTTTGTATGTGTAATCCTCCATTTTTTGAGTCCATGGAGGAAGCAGGATTGAACCCAAAGACTTCTTGTGGTGGCACTCCTGAAGAGATGGTTTGTCCTGGTGGAGAAAAGGCTTTTATTGCTCGTATCATTGAAGATAGCGTAATACTGAAGGAGTCCTTTAG GTGGTTCACTTCCATGGTTGGGAGGAAAACAAACCTGAAATTTCTAACTTCAAGGCTTAGGGAGGTTGGAGTCACCATAGTAAAGACAACAGAATTTGTCCAAGGGCAAACATGTCGATGGGGGCTTGCTTGGTCTTTTGTGCCACCTGCCAGGAAGATAATATTACCTCATGTGGATGAGAAGAGCATCATCTCTTTCATGCTTGAG GGACTTCAACGCCAATTCAGTGCCATAGACGTATTACAATCAGTTGAGTCCTTTTTTCGTACTACTGGAGCATCTTGTAGATTGAATTCCACATCATTTGCTGTTGAT ATTACTGCATCAATGGATCAATGTGATGCAATTCTAAAGAATGAAGCAAAAGAATCTGATGGAACTGCCAATTGCGATCCTTTGGAGGGGACATCCAAATCCAATAGTTCGACTTTGCAGCACCCtcctttaaataaattgtgtTTTCGCATTTTG GTTTTCCAGCAAATCCCTGGCACCCTTTTGGTTAAAGGATCATTGCAACATAAAGATAGCCCAGTTTCAG